A section of the Candidatus Woesearchaeota archaeon genome encodes:
- the zupT gene encoding zinc transporter ZupT — protein sequence MAQQLVFAFGLTLFAGLATGIGSMMVFFTKKTNKKFLSLALGFSAGVMVYLSFMEILPKAVDSLSGRYGISAGSWLAVLFFFAGITVMLIIDRLIPSYENPHEIYTVEDMKKCDKSLHRMGLFVALAIAIHNFPEGIATFTIALKDISLGIPMAIAIAIHNIPEGIAISVPYYCGTGNRKKAFFYSFMTGLTEPLGALLAYIVLMRFLNGLVFGIVFAAVAGIMIYVSLDELLPSAQKYGEHHLSIYGLIIGMMVMALSLLLFIQ from the coding sequence ATGGCGCAGCAGCTGGTATTCGCATTCGGGCTTACGTTATTTGCAGGCCTGGCAACAGGGATAGGCAGCATGATGGTTTTCTTTACAAAAAAGACAAATAAAAAATTCCTGTCACTGGCGCTTGGCTTTTCAGCGGGGGTGATGGTATATCTTTCGTTTATGGAAATACTGCCTAAGGCAGTCGATTCCCTTTCAGGAAGGTATGGCATCTCAGCGGGCAGCTGGCTTGCAGTGCTTTTCTTTTTTGCCGGAATAACTGTCATGCTGATAATCGACCGCCTTATTCCATCCTACGAAAATCCGCACGAGATATACACAGTAGAGGATATGAAAAAGTGCGATAAAAGCCTGCACAGGATGGGGCTATTTGTGGCTTTGGCTATTGCCATACATAATTTTCCGGAGGGCATAGCCACTTTCACCATCGCCTTAAAAGACATCAGCCTCGGAATACCCATGGCAATAGCAATAGCAATACATAACATACCTGAGGGAATTGCCATAAGCGTGCCCTATTATTGCGGCACAGGCAACAGGAAAAAGGCGTTTTTTTACTCTTTCATGACAGGCCTGACAGAGCCGCTGGGTGCCTTGCTTGCATATATTGTCCTGATGCGCTTCCTGAACGGCCTTGTTTTCGGGATAGTGTTCGCTGCTGTAGCAGGCATCATGATATACGTGTCATTGGATGAGCTGCTTCCCTCAGCCCAGAAATACGGCGAGCACCACTTATCCATATACGGGTTGATAATAGGCATGATGGTGATGGCTTTAAGCCTGCTCCTGTTTATTCAGTAA
- a CDS encoding isoleucine--tRNA ligase, which produces MAAKYDFKEIEPKIMKFWLDNSIYRKAKEKNKGKEKYYFLDGPPYTSGKVHIGTAWNKSLKDCFIRYKRMKGLDVWDRAGYDMHGLPTENATQKKLGLKTKEDISKFGISKFIEECKKLCIENMEMMNKDFEKLGCWMDFENAYQSIKKDFMQGEWWLIKKAHEKKRLYEGLRTMTWCPITESALAKHELEYKTVKDNSIFVKFKIKDKANEFLIIWTTTPWTIPFNLAIMVNPEVDYVRVRVEDEVWIVASVLANVFISGVVDKKFEILETIKGDALEGTEYVHPFYEELKDIYDDIKSRSKKAHTVLLSTEYVDTSGGSGLVHCAPGCGPEDYEIGHRNGIPPFNNISPKGVFPIEMKKFAGLTAKKDDDKFIKALEDAGSLIASTEVEHEYPHDWRYHEPVIFRTTKQWFFKVEDLKEKMVKANESIKWVPDAAFNAFDSWLKNLRDNSISKQRYWGTPLPVWRNVDDSDDYMVIGSAKELEELSGKKVEDLHISTVDAIEIKKDGKTYKRVEDILDVWVDAGTVSWNCLDYPLQEENFHELFPADFILEGKDQIRGWFNLLMVASMIALDKPSFKNVYMHGFVQDAQGRKMSKSLGNYILPEEVISEYGADTLRNYCIGGANPGVDLNYNFEDMKTRYKNLTVLWNVHNYLLDLCSNYNINPKNLTKVKDFAREERYIFSKLNSMIKGVTDSFENYRLNEVPDKIEKLYLELSRTYIQQIRDKASVGSKEDKELVAFTIYRVLLETIKMLATITPFAAEKMYLNLKKAFDLEQTSIHLNEFPKVSESLIDPDLEEEMDTAQNIIQSILAGREKIQRGVRWPVKEAIVVTKDAKTKQNILKADEVIKSQTNVKNITIVSDLETIKKVVKSDFKTLGPDFGEISAKIIAKLTMESPDTVINHMDKDGIHKMNIDGKTIELQKHHIIIQRISPENLQESSFRQGFIYLNKEMDENLEAEGFSRELMRRVQALRKKSGFEKKDSINLVVKSDEELAEYFKSWETQIKDKCGAEKVKISEDNPARKLEFSSAEKVKGKSFEIFMEKRGKE; this is translated from the coding sequence ATGGCAGCAAAGTATGATTTTAAGGAGATAGAGCCTAAAATAATGAAGTTCTGGCTAGATAATTCAATATACAGAAAAGCAAAAGAAAAAAACAAGGGTAAAGAAAAATACTACTTTTTGGACGGGCCGCCATACACTTCAGGCAAGGTGCACATAGGCACAGCCTGGAACAAATCACTGAAAGACTGCTTCATCCGCTATAAAAGGATGAAGGGCCTTGATGTCTGGGATAGAGCTGGATACGACATGCATGGCCTTCCAACTGAAAATGCAACACAAAAGAAACTAGGTCTCAAGACAAAAGAAGATATTTCAAAATTTGGCATATCAAAATTCATTGAAGAATGTAAAAAACTCTGCATTGAAAATATGGAAATGATGAATAAAGACTTTGAAAAGCTAGGGTGTTGGATGGATTTTGAAAACGCATATCAGTCCATAAAAAAAGATTTCATGCAGGGAGAATGGTGGCTTATTAAAAAAGCACATGAGAAAAAAAGACTCTACGAAGGATTAAGGACAATGACCTGGTGTCCGATTACTGAATCAGCTCTTGCAAAACACGAACTCGAATATAAAACAGTAAAGGATAATTCCATATTTGTAAAATTCAAAATTAAAGATAAAGCAAATGAGTTCCTGATAATCTGGACAACAACTCCTTGGACGATTCCATTTAACCTTGCAATAATGGTAAACCCAGAAGTAGACTATGTAAGGGTAAGGGTAGAAGATGAGGTTTGGATCGTTGCCTCAGTTCTTGCAAATGTATTTATTTCTGGAGTTGTGGATAAAAAATTCGAAATTTTAGAAACGATTAAAGGAGACGCATTAGAAGGAACTGAATATGTACACCCATTTTACGAAGAGCTTAAAGATATTTATGATGACATAAAAAGCAGATCAAAAAAAGCCCATACAGTACTTTTGTCAACTGAGTATGTCGATACTTCAGGAGGCTCCGGCCTTGTGCACTGTGCACCGGGCTGCGGTCCAGAAGACTATGAGATAGGCCATAGAAACGGTATTCCTCCATTCAATAATATCTCGCCAAAAGGAGTCTTTCCTATTGAAATGAAAAAGTTTGCAGGGCTTACTGCCAAAAAAGATGATGACAAGTTCATTAAAGCTTTAGAAGACGCAGGAAGCCTAATTGCCTCGACCGAAGTTGAGCATGAATACCCTCATGACTGGCGCTATCATGAACCAGTAATATTTCGGACAACAAAGCAGTGGTTTTTTAAGGTCGAAGACCTAAAAGAAAAGATGGTTAAGGCCAATGAAAGTATTAAATGGGTCCCGGATGCAGCATTCAATGCATTTGATTCTTGGCTGAAAAACCTAAGAGATAATTCCATTTCAAAACAAAGATACTGGGGAACTCCCCTTCCAGTCTGGAGAAATGTGGATGATTCTGATGATTATATGGTTATAGGTTCTGCAAAAGAATTAGAGGAACTATCTGGAAAAAAAGTTGAAGATTTGCACATCTCAACAGTGGATGCAATAGAAATCAAAAAAGATGGAAAAACCTACAAAAGAGTAGAGGATATTTTGGATGTCTGGGTTGATGCTGGAACAGTTTCATGGAACTGCCTGGACTATCCACTACAAGAAGAAAATTTCCACGAATTATTCCCCGCTGATTTTATACTGGAAGGAAAAGACCAGATTAGAGGCTGGTTTAATCTGCTGATGGTTGCATCAATGATAGCGCTTGATAAGCCTTCTTTTAAAAATGTCTACATGCATGGCTTTGTTCAAGACGCGCAGGGCAGAAAGATGAGCAAGAGCCTTGGCAATTATATCCTTCCAGAAGAAGTAATCAGCGAATACGGCGCAGACACTCTTAGAAACTACTGCATCGGTGGAGCAAACCCCGGAGTCGACTTAAACTATAATTTTGAGGACATGAAAACAAGATACAAGAACCTGACAGTGCTTTGGAACGTGCATAACTATCTTTTGGATTTATGCTCTAACTATAATATCAATCCAAAAAATCTTACAAAAGTAAAGGATTTTGCAAGAGAAGAAAGATACATATTTTCAAAATTGAACTCAATGATTAAAGGCGTAACAGATAGCTTTGAAAATTATAGGCTAAATGAAGTGCCTGACAAAATTGAGAAATTATATTTAGAACTTTCAAGAACATACATCCAGCAGATACGGGATAAAGCTTCGGTGGGTTCAAAAGAGGATAAAGAGCTTGTTGCATTCACAATTTACAGGGTTTTGCTTGAAACAATTAAGATGCTTGCAACAATCACTCCATTTGCAGCAGAAAAGATGTATCTTAACTTAAAAAAAGCCTTTGATTTAGAACAGACAAGCATTCATCTTAATGAATTTCCAAAAGTTTCTGAAAGCCTGATTGACCCAGATTTAGAAGAAGAAATGGACACTGCGCAAAATATCATCCAAAGCATCCTTGCAGGAAGAGAAAAAATCCAAAGAGGGGTAAGGTGGCCTGTAAAAGAAGCAATAGTCGTAACAAAAGACGCTAAGACAAAACAAAACATCTTAAAAGCAGATGAAGTGATAAAATCACAAACCAATGTTAAAAATATAACCATTGTTTCAGACCTTGAGACAATAAAAAAGGTGGTGAAGTCTGATTTCAAAACACTTGGACCTGATTTTGGCGAGATTTCAGCAAAGATAATTGCAAAGCTTACAATGGAAAGTCCAGACACTGTAATAAATCACATGGATAAAGATGGAATCCACAAGATGAATATAGATGGAAAGACAATTGAACTTCAAAAGCACCACATAATAATCCAAAGAATATCCCCTGAAAATCTCCAGGAGAGTTCTTTTAGGCAAGGCTTCATTTACCTAAACAAAGAAATGGACGAAAACTTAGAAGCAGAAGGATTTAGCAGGGAGCTTATGAGAAGGGTGCAAGCTTTAAGAAAAAAATCAGGTTTTGAAAAAAAAGACAGCATCAACCTGGTTGTAAAGTCCGACGAAGAACTGGCAGAATACTTTAAATCTTGGGAAACCCAGATTAAGGATAAGTGCGGGGCAGAAAAAGTCAAGATTTCAGAAGACAATCCTGCAAGAAAGCTTGAATTTAGTTCTGCAGAAAAGGTAAAAGGAAAATCTTTTGAAATATTTATGGAAAAAAGGGGAAAGGAATAA